From the genome of Tripterygium wilfordii isolate XIE 37 chromosome 6, ASM1340144v1, whole genome shotgun sequence:
aatttcacaGGCGGTAAGGTCATTTGGCCACCTATTAGGTTAGGAGGctgtatcttcttcttcttcacatcTTTCACTGTAACTTCCGCATCAGCCGACTCGGACTTGACTTCTACTCCAGGGAGAGGATAGTCATCTTCAAAATCGAGAGAGGACTTCCGGATTTTTGAAAAGGATGCGAGTCTTGAGAAATAACCAGCCCGGAGCGGTTGGACGAAACCATCGGTCGGAAGGGAGGCAATTTGGTCGGATGGCCGGCAGATATGGAAGGGTAAATTAGGGATGAGAGCGCAAGGGCTGGGTGGAGAGGGTTTAGGACTGGGTGGTTTAGCGGTAGGCTTAGCGATTGGCTTTTGGGGTTTTGAGTGACAAGAGGATGGTTTGAGCTTGTGTTTGGGTTTCGATTTGTGGGAGGAAATAAGATTTGACAGTGCGGATGGCGGTGGAGGCGGCTGGAACGACGGCTGACGAAACGGTGACGGAGATCGTTTGGAGTCTCTGGGAGGAGTAGCGGAGATGTGAGATCCGTCGGAGTCCGAGTCGGATTCCATTTTCCGGGAGGATTGTGCGAAGGCGAAGGAGAATGAGAGAGGGAATGTCTAAGTCGCTCTGTTTTTCCCGCCAAAAGGTTTGAGATCATTTTCTCTCCAGTGGAATGACTCAAAAACCCCTTGGAATTATTTTGATTGATAATCACACCCATGAGTAACTCAAATATCACTCATGTGACTCACGAGTAGCTCAAGTAACACTCATGTATATAATATCTTATAGAAGTCTCGAGTTCGAACCTCTCCATCCCCTAAAATTGTTGGCTATGAAATCGGAATACAAGCAAATGCAGCTGGAACTAGAGGGACAAACAAGAATCAAATTAAGTGTTCTAATTCCCACTTATCTCCAATGGACGATTTTTGAACCAAAATAGAACAACTACAagaatgctttttttttttgaatggaaattttttttattgaagcgCCAAAGGGGTGCAAATCTCCATTGCTTATCCCTAATGTTAACATAATGACAATAAACAGCTTTACAATTATGTCACCAACATGATGTCGTGTTTCATACAAATAAATTGGAATGAACAACAAACAAATTGGCAATAATCCACAAAACCACTTACATTACAAGCACTCAGCAATCTCCATCTAACTGGTCGGAGTAGCAGAGTCGTATGGTAGAATTAATGACTCACATTATTGTGCAATTGCACTTGGATTCCAGCTTTGGAGGCTTTGTACTGTCCATCTGTTTGGGAAGCCCAACATTTTGCATCATAGATTCATCAACATTTTCATCGTTCTCAGCTTTCTTTGAAGGGGGTTTTACATCTGTTTCCAACCTCGCTTTCTGGGATTTTGGGCTGCATCTCACAATGTTTCTGCCACGCGGGTCTCTCTTGCCTGAGTTGAATTCCCCCAAGATTGTAAAAGTTAGCTGGAAATTTTCTACAGGGTCGGAAGATTCCTTTTCGATTGCTATGGTTGCAGCCTGATAGGCTAGATCGTGGACAATGGAACTGCAGAATAGTATCGTATCTGTTGCTTCTTCGAATGTCGGGCTTCTTCCCTTGCTTTCTCCCTGACATTCTACCACTACAGTTGACTCCTCTGCAAAAATTGAAGTAAATTTTTCAGGAAGTAAGCTCACTGCTCATACACAACATCACAAAAATCAAGGATTAGCAGATAAAAGAAACGTAAACCAAAGCACATCATGCTGCAAACATGGACAATTGATACTTCACCAACAACCAAAAAGATTAGTTGGAATGTTCTTACGAGGGTAAAATTGTCGGATTCATCTACATATGTGCCTGAACAAGTCAACCATgcgcaattttttttttaaatggtcaACCGTGCTTACAACTATAAACTAAGAAGTAAGTGCACACATTCTACACGAATTCACTTTCATAAAACTTCAACGCTCATGCATCcattagcaaccaaaatgacaTCCCCATGTTAGTatcacttctttttcttccaacGATTGTCATGAGAATGATATATTAAATATGTGACGGTAACCAGATTGATTTCGGCAGGCATATTATCTATGAAATAGTTAGTCATATTCTTTGTCCCTAATGATTCTTCTGCTCCTGTCCAACCACACTAGCCAACAAGTTACCAGGAGAATACTCTCCCTTTTTCAGAAAGCACCCTGAATAACCTTCTTCTTGTTTCTATCTTTGCAAAGTGCATCCCAAACAACTAACTATTAATGTAAGTTACTATTGACTACAAACATATTCTCCGTCCTGCTACAATAATGAAGATGTGGCTGACAGTATCATCTTCAGCTTTGCATAGGGCACACCTATTTGTTAGACACAGACCCCCCTCCGGATCCAGTCAGAAAAGATAAGTGTTGAGTTCTAATGCAAATTGCACACAGAGTTTGAAAAGCATCCAAAATACCACGTCATACTCGTTCAAGCTTACGAAATGTGAAGCTAGAAATACATAAAACGCCTCAGGGAAAGAAGGTATAGATATTCTAATTCATACAAAGATTAAGGGCCAACGTAGATGATCAGATCAAATCAGAATGCAAAACAGAACATACCTGCTGTATCAATATCTGAAGGAGTAGGGCCTGATGGCTCCTCATATTCatttttagtgctcttggacTCCATTGAGAGGTCCTCATTCTGTGAAATAGAAGTACTCTGATAACAATCCTCAGTTTGTATTTCAGATACTGAATCCAAAGTACTTTGAGCAGGAAAGTCTGTAACATCCACAGCATCAAAGCTATGGCTCTGCCTTGTGTTTCCTGCTTCAGTAGACGACTTAGGAGTGATAGAGAATGCTTCTATATCGGAGGCACTCCTTGCATTATCAGGGAAACCTTCACCAGTTTCATTTATAGCATGGTCTTCATAATTTGGAACTGATGCTGCCGTATTCTCCTCTAACGAAGTACCAACTGAATGACATAATAATTCTGAGGAAATAGCATCAGCTGTTCTTTTACTCTCAGtacattctaatatattttcCTCAAGAATTGCCACATCAAAAACATCCACTTCTTTGTTATCCATAGTAAGCAATTTTTCATGAGAAGAAACAGGACTTTCCTCTGATTCAAACTTCTCATCAGTAACAGAAGCCTCTTCATGTATGCTTGTTGCAAAACCAGGTGCCTGGTGGACACAGTCTGGAACTCCAGGTAAAGATAATCCAATACTTTGGGATTTAATGTTCCAATCAGACCTGTGGTTATCCATGTCAGATTTATTTCCGCTTAACTGCCGCTGCACACGAGTCTCTACTTGTCTAGCAGAGCCAAAATCAACAGAGGATGATGCAGAAGCACTGCCATGCCCATTCGAGCTTCTCAAACTGTTTGTGCTGTCTCTTGCATACAAAAGATAATCACGAGGTATGGAAGAGGCAACGAAAGTCCTGCCTCGAACAATAGACCCCTTGCTACTGCTGGATCGATTCAGCAGTATAGAAATGCCAGCAATTTCTAAAACATCTACCTTTTCTATATGGCCCTTATGCTGGGATTGTTGTTCTTCAACATCATTATCAGTTAGGCTATGACCAACAAACAGTTGTCCCGTTCCTTGCTGGTTAGCAGGGCTTTGCTCATCCCTCTCCACCAGAGACCTTGAAAGAGAATTCTTGCGCGAGTAAATCTGGCTACACTTAAAGTTTGAAGCCTCGCCTTGCTTAACATTCTCTTCATGCTGGGAAGAAATCATCTCATCCACTTCAGTGGCAAGTGATAGTGTGTTGGGTACAGCTGTCAGGGGCTCCAATACATCGAAAACTTTATTTTCTTCAGAAATCTTCTTAGATGGCCCTACAGCGTCATTAGCAATTGTCTCCAAAATAGTGGCAAGATTGTCTTCCTTACTGCAATCTGGACAAAGATTTATACCATTTTCCAATGGCTGAGTGACACGATACCTGTGACCACATCTAGAGCAGAGTTCTGAGCTTTCAAGACTGCAAATTTCGGGATCGTCATCCCTGAGATTCAGAGCATCAGAAGACGTACTAATTTCTGCATCAATTTTATGGGGGCCAGGTTTATCAGAGTTACCAGGGTCACAATCAATTGTAAAGTCTCTATCATTATCATTGACCCCAATGTCAAGTGACCTATCAAAAGTTTGATGCTCCTCATCTTTATCAAATTCCTCCAGTTTATCGAATGCAAATACCTCTTCTGAAACATCAGGATACGGTAATTTCCCGCTTTCACTTGCCAAATCATCCTGAAGGTGATCACTCCCCTCAGTATCAAGTGCAGCACTGGTACCTTGATAAGAGCTTGCTTTCCCAATATTAAAGGTGGTACTTGAGACACTTGATAAGAGAGGCCTGAACATATTCTGTGAACTTTTCCGATTATCCTACACATAAATACCAATTAAGTATAACTGACAAAAAATGTTGACCATAAGTATGCACAAATATGTTAGGAGACCAAAAATATAGATATAAACTATAACATGATAAGATGTTCCATCAATGATGTTGCAACACTCTTATATATCAATTTTTTATGACACAGTTTTTTCCTGAGGGGGGAAAATGATGAGTTTAAGTTTGAACCAGTCTAACATGTAACATAATCTACAAGATGTAGTGttgttaaattaaaaatattttataactcTGAGGTCTTTTCTTGCTATCCGGGAGCTTGACTATTCCACAAAAAAAGTTTCTTTTAGTTCACATAACACTCATCCACATTTGActagttttctttttgttattgttAATATTTAACCTCTATTTTTCTGCTCGGAAAAAACAATCTAAGATCCCCAACCCGTTTTCTACTCATGCAATTAAAGCAAAAGGGCTCCCACTTCTTATATGACAACATATCATCATGCAAGGAAGAACACGTCAAACAACAAATGCACACGGACAAAGCAGTCCATGCTTCCAGATTGTGGTGGAAATGCCAAAGTTTCCTTAGCAATAAGGGAGGGAGGGGTAAATATACCACGTTGAAGCTATCTCAATGAGAAGAAAGGTCTGATTCTAATGGATCAAACCTATGGGACCTAAGGAGCGACGAAAGAAAACTACTAGCTATCCACACGTATATTATGGACTCTGAACAGGATTTTTTGTGTCTCGAAAAGAACCAGcataaaaaattgaagaaactaGTGAGCAGGAACAAAATGTACAACACCATGAGGGGAAAATGGAAAGCATTGAGTTATAGTTAATTGACTTTCCAGATTCTTTTCATACATACACCTAAGAAGATTAAAGCAATATAATTTGAAAGGACAGAAGACAAAAAACGAAGAGACGGGTCATGCACACCCCCATCCACTTTGCCCCCAAATCCAAGAAAAAAGGCACAGTTAGTTCTGCTGGCACTTAAACCAAACAGTACAGAGAGCATAGAGATAAACTAATAGAAACCTTGAAGCTTTACAATGAATCATAAAGGATTGAAGACACACCAACGCCATTCAAACATACTTGCCAACAATTTTTTAGATAGTTGTAAATACGCAATTTAGCCATAAGGATGAAATTCAAATGATTTACACAACATACCAGTTGTCGAAGTGCAGAGTCAAAGGCTTTTTTTGGAGCAGAACCAGGAGACACTATTTTAGATGACTTCCTAGAGAAGCTTGGAGATCTGTTATTTGAAAATGATGGGCCAACTCTTCTTGAAGTTAAGCGATCTACGCTGCCCACGGGAACTGATTGTAGAGAGTCCACATCTTCGTCACCAGATGATGCAATAGAACCTCTACTATGCGAGCTAAATTGGTCCCGATCATGACCATGTGATGAACTGACACTTCGATACGCTGTTGGTGACATTGATTGTCTGCCAACTCTTGAGCCCAAATCCCTACCATTTCTGGATGCTGGCGAGGAACCCCTCACATATGATGCTGGCCAATCAGCCAATGAAGTTTGAAGATTGGGCGGAGCCTCTGACGAGAAACCAGGGATATTGGACTGCCATGCTCTGATTTTGGGTGAGGCGGAGTTCCCTCGACTTGTCCTTACAGGGGAGGTACCCCGAACCCCATATGTAACCCCGATACCACTAGACCCTGTGCTCATCCTGCGTGGAGTAGGAGTTGAAGACCTTTGAATGGGTGTGGAGGGTTTACTTGGGGGAGGTGACGGCCTTCGCACTGGAGTGACAGGCCTCATGTTTCGAGTTGGACTGGAATTAGGAGCTGAAGTTGGCCTTCCCCTGGACTGGAATGTGCTATTCCCAGACCGAGGTGATGGGCTCAAGCGCTTTGGACTTGCACTACCCTTGCTGCTACTGTAACCCTTCTCCATCTAAGGATGTACATGTGTATAACAGGAAGAgagtaaaagaaaaaataataataacatcaCAATTGCGATAAAAAGATATTCAGAATACAGGAAAGCACAAACACTCCAACTATTGACCAGAAGACCTACTGTGGAGGATCTCGACAAGGAAATCGGGTGGCTTCGAAGTCTCCCTCTGCTTGCAACATTAGCTGGTGGTGGCTCATCATCCAATGAAGGAAAAAGAGGAGTCTCCGGCGGAGTTAATAGCCTATTCAAGTTAACAAAAACAGACATTCCACCAAAAccaatggcaaaaaaaaaaatattaacaccAATCAATCAAAAGCATGATTATAATGATAAATTGcaaattatgattttttattgAATGACTTCGATTCAATTTCAGCTTGTGCGTAAAACTGACCATCTGCTACAAACCTTAACTAACCGTCCAAAGGCATTATATTACAGTATCAGAACATataaggaaaatttgaaaaCTTTCCCTTGGCTGCAAGCCGACCATTGTCTAATATAATCTCTTATCATTGATGGTAATTTCAACCTACAATAATAAACATGACTCACCAATCGTAATCATTCTTCTCCCCATCTGCATTAAGCAGTACACTACTCTCCCCTTGAACAGGGATTGAGATTCCAAGCTCAAAATCTGAAAAGcgtttcaattttgttgctgcaATTAagaattcaaaattgcagaTATTAATATCATGTTCAGCAAGAATAAACAACAACAATTTATAGTCAAGAACAATGTATAGGGGGCTGTGTAGAAAATTACAAAATGTGTCTTCAAAATCATCTGTTGACTGAAGCAAGaaatcttctttctctttcgaTTGCATTTCATTGAACAGCGCAAGATCATCATCTTTCTGTTTAAGGAGTAATCCACCCTCAAGACTGCGCCCTCGCTTGTGTTTATCTGCCCTCATCTCTCTCCCGGGAGAGACTCTCAATGCCGGAGAAGGAGGCATATCCCCAACCACAATGCAGTGTAAAAGATGCTACCTTAAACACTTCATACAACCCGTATTCAGACAACCCTTTTGCCAAATTAAGTAGCCTGTATTATACATTCAACTAAAACCAACAGTGGTTGTAACCCAGTCCCAGACGTTCTCCTCTTCAAATACCA
Proteins encoded in this window:
- the LOC120000091 gene encoding uncharacterized protein LOC120000091, coding for MPPSPALRVSPGREMRADKHKRGRSLEGGLLLKQKDDDLALFNEMQSKEKEDFLLQSTDDFEDTFSTKLKRFSDFELGISIPVQGESSVLLNADGEKNDYDWLLTPPETPLFPSLDDEPPPANVASRGRLRSHPISLSRSSTMEKGYSSSKGSASPKRLSPSPRSGNSTFQSRGRPTSAPNSSPTRNMRPVTPVRRPSPPPSKPSTPIQRSSTPTPRRMSTGSSGIGVTYGVRGTSPVRTSRGNSASPKIRAWQSNIPGFSSEAPPNLQTSLADWPASYVRGSSPASRNGRDLGSRVGRQSMSPTAYRSVSSSHGHDRDQFSSHSRGSIASSGDEDVDSLQSVPVGSVDRLTSRRVGPSFSNNRSPSFSRKSSKIVSPGSAPKKAFDSALRQLDNRKSSQNMFRPLLSSVSSTTFNIGKASSYQGTSAALDTEGSDHLQDDLASESGKLPYPDVSEEVFAFDKLEEFDKDEEHQTFDRSLDIGVNDNDRDFTIDCDPGNSDKPGPHKIDAEISTSSDALNLRDDDPEICSLESSELCSRCGHRYRVTQPLENGINLCPDCSKEDNLATILETIANDAVGPSKKISEENKVFDVLEPLTAVPNTLSLATEVDEMISSQHEENVKQGEASNFKCSQIYSRKNSLSRSLVERDEQSPANQQGTGQLFVGHSLTDNDVEEQQSQHKGHIEKVDVLEIAGISILLNRSSSSKGSIVRGRTFVASSIPRDYLLYARDSTNSLRSSNGHGSASASSSVDFGSARQVETRVQRQLSGNKSDMDNHRSDWNIKSQSIGLSLPGVPDCVHQAPGFATSIHEEASVTDEKFESEESPVSSHEKLLTMDNKEVDVFDVAILEENILECTESKRTADAISSELLCHSVGTSLEENTAASVPNYEDHAINETGEGFPDNARSASDIEAFSITPKSSTEAGNTRQSHSFDAVDVTDFPAQSTLDSVSEIQTEDCYQSTSISQNEDLSMESKSTKNEYEEPSGPTPSDIDTAEESTVVVECQGESKGRSPTFEEATDTILFCSSIVHDLAYQAATIAIEKESSDPVENFQLTFTILGEFNSGKRDPRGRNIVRCSPKSQKARLETDVKPPSKKAENDENVDESMMQNVGLPKQMDSTKPPKLESKCNCTIM